The genomic segment gtataCGAAATTTTGATGCTTTAAAGACTTGTCACTTGTGTGTGGGAGAATCTCTGAAAGTTCGAAACAAGCAAACAATGTTCATATAGTTTGGAGTATAAACTTCTGATCAAAGTGTACAAGACacaattttatataaagttaataaacaCACAATTTGGCCAATACAAAAAGTACGCAGCAATTCGGGTACAAGTTGATATCAGCCTTTAGACATTTAGCTAATTTGATTTACCTAACTTGTGACTATAAGTAATTAATCACTGATTGGTCCATTAtatctaaatttttaattacattacTCTTTAAATCATTTTCCCGTCAATAGCATactcttaatatatatatatatatataatataataagcaATATTCATCCACATGCCTACCGATATGGTTTTACTACAATTTGTCTTGCAttgctttaattagtttttataatAAGAGTACGAACACGTCGTTATGAAGtataatcattatataattaCTCTACATTTTTTGTCAACGCATATCTAATTATTGCACTTAGTATAGAAGTcgattaaatttaattataataagcTGATCAATCGTAAAACTTAATCATACCGTCATATGTATTATTGCAAAACTTaattaatactacaaaaaaGTCGATCGTCATGACTCATAACAAATTAACTTAAAAAATTACTTCATCGATCAGTAGTCAAAAAGACTTTGAacgttctttgtttttattagtcAAGTATTATCAAAACATTGATCTAATTAATCAGAGAATCATCTAAGTCAGATTTCTAAACATGACAAAGTTCACATGCTCAAGCATTACCAATCTAGAATCACATAACCCCTCTATTTTTAAGAACGTTCGcatgttaatataaaaaatttcatgaacATCCTAATTTTCAAAACATGGTGATCATAATTAACAATAATGTTAGTTTGACtttattagtaaaaaaagaagaagcttaacCCTAATAATAAACATGGGCGACACGCCGACACCGACACGTAGTTAGGTCTAATTTGATGAGCACGAAAGCTGATGTACGCATTCGTACATTGATTATGAAAAGTCAAAATAACAAAGTCAATGTGTATTAAGAAACAACATGTACTGTACCAGTTAAACATACAATTAATGCTTAttgatcaaatgattttttttcatattgatAAAATTAAACGAAAAAGTGAtctagccctgggcattcgggtactcgGGTCGGTTTCGGGTAGgaaccgatcgggttcgggtttttcggGTAGAAGAGTTTAGGACCCAATAGGATAAACAGAAAatatcggttcgggttcggttcgggtcttaccgggttcgggtcggttcgggtCTAAAATTTTAGAACCTATAAATACCCGAAAAAATCGAATAACATCCGGGTTCGGTTTTTTTGTACCCGATTACCCGAAATTTTATCCGATAACCTGAATTTTACCCCGACTACccgaaaattttaatttaaatattaaaataaaatatagctaaacatttcaatataattttttaaaaaatatagctaaacattcaatataattttggttattttgagtattttgatcTAGGAAgaactaatatttttgaattttaagttgtaactttgaataattatgttataaataaaaaaatataactagtattttatgtatattattttatttcggGTTTATCGGGTACCCATTTGGTTCTCGGTTCGGTTCCGGGTTCGGTTCCGGTTCTTCGGATTTAGGAGATTAGGACCCAATAGGGTATTTTACCGGTTCCGGGTTCGAATTCGGGTCCATATTTTCGGGTCGGTTCCGGTTCGAGTTTTCGGGTCCGGtttttttgcccaggcctaaaGTGATCATTGTTTAATACTTTCGGGAACACGAAACATTGAATAGGCCTATGCTTTAGCGAGACGTAACGGGTACAGTACGGATTTGGGAAGACCagtattaacttttttttaacaaattacgTAAATttcttattctatttttttgaattacacTAAAATAGTagttcttttaaataaattgaaataagaaacatgaaaaaaaaaacgtttagttttaaaaactgtaataaaaatacaaacgacattcacacaaaaacaaagtgTTAAACAAAACTCATGGAGTACACTTGTCTACTTAAACCATTGATCATCACTATTAAACTAAGTGCTCCATAAGTTTAAGGCACTATTATATTTTGAGAAAAGCCCAATAAGGACTAAGGTAAATTAGGCCCAATAAAAAGACCCAATTCGTTATTGATAATATGCTTTAACCGGCGCCGGGAAACCGCCGGTGTGTTGTTTGTGATGGTAAGATATTTTACGATTTCCCAGGAAAAACTGAGAATTTGTTGCTCCGGTCATATAATCTACTCTCTTACGCACTTAATTCCTCGCCGGAATTCTCTTTCCGGCTGTTATTCTTCAATTAGTAAGAGAAAATATGGCGGACACTTCACGTCTTCTGTTTCGTCACCGGTTACTTCTATTGACTATAAcatgttcgacgaaatgcccgAGAGAGAGAACAGGAAGTTGGATTCGAGCTTTGTGTTCTTGCGAGATGTACTTAGATCCTCCATGATGAGAACAGAGACTGAGACTCCGAGGAGTGTCCATTGTTTTGCTTTGAAATGTGGTTTTCTACTAGATTTGCCTGTATCTTCACAGCTTCTGACGCTTTACGGTAGAACAGGGGACTTGGTGTCTTCTTTGGGTCTGTTTGGTGAACTGAAAGTCAAAGATGTGATTgtttggaacagtatgatcacTGCTCTGAATCAGAATTGTCGTTACACTGCAGCTGTTGGATTGTTCGTTGAGATGATTCAGAAGGGAACAGAGTTTGATTCGACGACGTTTTTACTTGCAGCTTCCGCGTTATCTAGTCTACATCTTTCGAGGAAATGTTCAATGGTTCATTGTTTGGCAGTTGAGACTGGTTTGGTTTCTGATTCTAGCTTGTGCAATGCATTGATTAATCTATATGCAAAAGGTAAAGATTTGAGCTCTGCAGAGAGTGTGTTCGCGCATATGGAGCATCGAGACATTGTTTCTTGGAACACGATCTTGACTAAATGTCTTGCAAATGGTCATCCGAGAAAATCATTGAAGTACTTCAAATCGATGAGTGGTTTAGGACAAGAAGCTGAGAGTGTGACTTTTTCATGCGTTATCTCTGCTTGTGGTTCTCTTGAGGACCTTCCTCTTGGCGAATCCTTCCACGGGTTGGTTATAAAATCAGGTTATAGCGCAGAAGCTCATGTCTCTGTGGCCAACTCGATCATTTCGATGTACTCAAAATGTGGAGACACAAAGGCTGCAGAAACTGTGTTTGAAGAGTTATTGTGCAAGGACGTGATTTCTTGGAATTCAGTCCTTAGTGGGTTTGCTGCAAACGGAATGTTTCAAGAAGCATTTGGTATTTTGAAGGAAATGCAATCAGTGGATAAGATTCAACCTGATATCGCCACTGTGGTTACAATAACTTCCATATGCGGTGATTTATGTTTGTCACGAGAGGGAAGAGCAGTTCATGGTTATACGGTTCGCAGGGATATGCAATCTAGAGCATTAGAGGTAATAAACAGTATTATTGATATGTACGGTAAATGTGACTTAACAAGTCAGGCTAAGTTGTTGTTCAAGAGAACAACAAATCGAGACTTGGTTTCGTGCAACTCAATGATATCTGCTTTTGCGCAAAACGGGTTTACACAAGAAGCTAAGAATCTGTTCAAGGAAGTTGTTAGTGAGTATTCTTGTTCAAAGTTTAGCTTGTCAACTGTGTTGGCAATTCTTACGTCTTGTGATTCCTCTAATTCTCTCATCTTTGGCAAATCAGTCCACTGTTGGCTGCAAAAGTTAGGGTTTGGGGATAATATCCTTTCGGCTAATTCAGTTATAAACATGTACATCGGTTGCAGAGACCTAACTTCAGCATTCCTGATGTTAGAGACGATATCCGATACAAGGGATCTCACATCTTGGAACTCTGTTATCTATGGCTGTGCATCAAGTGGTCACCATTTAGATTCATTGAGAGCGTTTCAAGCAATGAGTCGTGAAGGGAAAATTCGTCATGACTTGATTACTCTTCTGGGTACTATATCGGCTAGTGGAAACCTCGGACTAATCTTACAAGGAAGGTGCTTTCATAGTCTAGCTATTAAAAGTATGAGAGAACCTGACACCCAACTGCAGAACACATTGATAACCATGTATGGTAGATGTAAAGACATTGAGAGTGCAGTGAAGGTCTTTGGCTTGATCTTTGACCCTAACTTGTGTTCCTGGAACTGTGTGATATCAGCTTTGTCCCAGAACAAAGCAGGACGAGAAGTATTTCAACTCTTCAGAAACCTCAAGTTGGAGCCAAACGAGATCACATTTGTTGGTCTTCTGTCTGCCTCGACTCAGCTCGGGTCAACAAGGTATGGTATGCAGGCACACGGTCATCTCATTCGTCGTGGGTTTCAAGCTAACCCTTTTGTCAGTGCAGCACTTGTGGACATGTATAGTAGCTGCGGGATGTTAGAAACCGGCATGAAAGTGTTTAAAAATTCAGGGGTGAAATCAATTTCGGCTTGGAACTCGGTAATATCTGCATATGGATTCCATGGAATGGGAGAGAAGGCAATGGAGTTATTCAAGGAATTAACTAGTAGTAACTCAGGGATGGAACCAAACAAGAGCACTTTCATAAGCCTATTATCGGCTTGCAGCCACTCTGGGTTTATCGATGAAGGTCTAAGATATTACAACCAAATGGAGGAAAAATTTGGGGTGAAACCAGTTACCGAGCATTGGGTTTGCATTGTTGACATGCTTGGCCGGGCAGGGAAGCTAAGAGAAGCNNNNNNNNNNNNNNNNNNNNNNNNNNNNNNNNNNNNNNNNNNNNNNNNNNNNNNNNNNNNNNNNNNNNNNNNNNNNNNNNNNNNNNNNNNNNNNNNNNNNNNNNNNNNNNNNNNNNNNNNNNNNNNNNNNNNNNNNNNNNNNNNNNNNNNNNNNNNNNNNNNNNNNNNNNNNNNNNNNNNNNNNNNNNNNNNNNNNNNNNNNNNNNNNNNNNNNNNNNNNNNNNNNNNNNNNNNNNNNNNNNNNNNNNNNNNNNNNNNNNNNNNNNNNNNNNNNNNNNNNNNNNNNNNNNNNNNNNNNNNNNNNNNNNNNNNNNNNNNNNNNNNNNNNNNNNNNNNNNNNNNNNNNNNNNNNNNNNNNNNNNNNNNNNNNNNNNNNNNNNNNNNNNNNNNNNNNNNNNNNNNNNNNNNNNNNNNNNNNNNNNNNNNNNNNNNNNNNNNNNNNNNNNNNNNNNNNNNNNNNNNNNNNNNNNNNNNNNNNNNNNNNNNNNNNNNNNNNNNNNNNNNNNNNNNNNNNNNNNNNNNNNNNNNNNNNNNNNNNNNNNNNNNNNNNNNNNNNNNNNNNNNNNNNNNNNNNNNNNNNNNNNNNNNNNNNNNNNNNNNNNNNNNNNNNNNNNNNNNNNNNNNNNNNNNNNNNNNNNNNNNNNNNNNNNNNNNNNNNNNNNNNNNNNNNNNNNNNNNNNNNNNNNNNNNNNNNNNNNNNNNNNNNNNNNNNNNNNNNNNNNNNNNNNNNNNNNNNNNNNNNNNNNNNNNNNNNNNNNNNNNNNNNNNNNNNNNNNNNNNNNNNNNNNNNNNNNNNNNNNNNNNNNNNNNNNNNNNNNNNNNNNNNNNNNNNNNNNNNNNNNNNNNNNNNNNNNNNNNNNNNNNNNNNNNNNNNNNNNNNNNNNNNNNNNNNNNNNNNNNNNNNNNNNNNNNNNNNNNNNNNNNNNNNNNNNNNNNNNNNNNNNNNNNNNNNNNNNNNNNNNNNNNNNNNNNNNNNNNNNNNNNNNNNNNNNNNNNNNNNNNNNNNNNNNNNNNNNNNNNNNNNNNNNNNNNNNNNNNNNNNNNNNNNNNNNNNNNNNNNNNNNNNNNNNNNNNNNNNNNNNNNNNNNNNNNNNNNNNNNNNNNNNNNNNNNNNNNNNNNNNNNNNNNNNNNNNNNNNNNNNNNNNNNNNNNNNNNNNNNNNNNNNNNNNNNNNNNNNNNNNNNNNNNNNNNNNNNNNNNNNNNNNNNNNNNNNNNNNNNNNNNNNNNNNNNNNNNNNNNNNNNNNNNNNNNNNNNNNNNNNNNNNNNNNNNNNNNNNNNNNNNNNNNNNNNNNNNNNNNNNNNNNNNNNNNNNNNNNNNNNNNNNNNNNNNNNNNNNNNNNNNNNNNNNNNNNNNNNNNNNNNNNNNNNNNNNNNNNNNNNNNNNNNNNNNNNNNNNNNNNNNNNNNNNNNNNNNNNNNNNNNNNNNNNNNNNNNNNNNNNNNNNNNNNNNNNNNNNNNNNNNNNNNNNNNNNNNNNNNNNNNNNNNNNNNNNNNNNNNNNNNNNNNNNNNNNNNNNNNNNNNNNNNNNNNNNNNNNNNNNNNNNNNNNNNNNNNNNNNNNNNNNNNNNNNNNNNNNNNNNNNNNNNNNNNNNNNNNNNNNNNNNNNNNNNNNNNNNNNNNNNNNNNNNNNNNNNNNNNNNNNNNNNNNNNNNNNNNNNNNNNNNNNNNNNNNNNNNNNNNNNNNNNNNNNNNNNNNNNNNNNNNNNNNNNNNNNNNNNNNNNNNNNNNNNNNNNNNNNNNNNNNNNNNNNNNNNNNNNNNNNNNNNNNNNNNNNNNNNNNNNNNNNNNNNNNNNNNNNNNNNNNNNNNNNNNNNNNNNNNNNNNNNNNNNNNNNNNNNNNNNNNNNNNNNNNNNNNNNNNNNNNNNNNNNNNNNNNNNNNNNNNNNNNNNNNNNNNNNNNNNNNNNNNNNNNNNNNNNNNNNNNNNNNNNNNNNNNNNNNNNNNNNNNNNNNNNNNNNNNNNNNNNNNNNNNNNNNNNNNNNNNNNNNNNNNNNNNNNNNNNNNNNNNNNNNNNNNNNNNNNNNNNNNNNNNNNNNNNNNNNNNNNNNNNNNNNAGGCAGGTGTATGGGGAGCTTTGTTGAGCGCTTGTAACTATCATGGGGACACAAAGTTGGGAAAAGAAGTTGCAGAAGTTTTGTTTGAAATGGAACCAGACAATGCATCTTACTATATCTCCTTATCTAATACTTACGTTGGGTTGGGAAGTTGGGATGAAGCTGTACGGCTACGGAAGATGGTGGAGGATAATAATTTGAAGAAGCTCCCTGGTTACAGTATTATTGGCGCTGGTGTTAGATAGTGTTTCACGTTCTCTCCTATATCAGTGAATAGTTTAGAGGCTGTATGAGTAGcaagaaaataacataacaaTAGGCAATAAATTCCTTGTAAAATCCAAGTAATAACATCACTGTAATTGTTGAAATCATACAACTCAGgaaatacaaaagcaaaaacaaggTTAAAAGATTCTGAAACTTTTATTGCTCAGTTAATAAAAGCTGTAGTCGGAAAACGTGGAAGCAAAACTGATGAAACAACAATCAAAAGcttgaccagaaaaaaacatCTGCTAATGCACTCGGGAAACAGATGGCCGCGCAAAATATCCCGAGCTCATAGATCAACTTCCTCTGAGCAAAAGCCATTCTGGTGCACAATGTTTATCCAGATCATGCCCTATATTCTGTGAATCCATAAAGGAAATGAAGAGAAAATAAACATTTCAGATATTGTTTCCATCAACTGTTGTGATTAATGTAAGACATGATTGGATTTTAGAGACTACCAACCTCGTGGTAGTTGTCCTAATCATCCAAGTAGTAGTATGAGCCAGCATTCTTTTGCTCCCTGTCCTTGGTCGACTCTAATTTGTTGATCCTTGGTCTGAAATTGGTGGGATCTCGTCTGAATGTGATGTTCAGATGCTGCAAGGNNNNNNNNNNNNNNNNNNNNNNNNNNNNNNNNNNNNNNNNNNNNNNNNNNNNNNNNNNNNNNNNNNNNNNNNNNNNNNNNNNNNNNNNNNNNNNNNNNNNNNNNNNNNNNNNNNNNNNNNNNNNNNNNNNNNNNNNNNNNNNNNNNNNNNNNNNNNNNNNNNNNNNNNNNNNNNNNNNNNNNNNNNNNNNNNNNNNNNNNNNNNNNNNNNNNNNNNNNNNNNNNNNNNNNNNNNNNNNNNNNNNNNNNNNNNNNNNNNNNNNNNNNNNNNNNNNNNNNNNNNNNNNNNNNNNNNNNNNNNNNNNNNNNNNNNNNNNNNNNNNNNNNNNNNNNNNNNNNNNNNNNNNNNNNNNNNNNNNNNNNNNNNNNNNNNNNNNNNNNNNNNNNNNNNNNNNNNNNNNNNNNNNNNNNNNNNNNNNNNNNNNNNNNNNNNNNNNNNNNNNNNNNNNNNNNNNNNNNNNNNNNNNNNNNNNNNNNNNNNNNNNNNNNNNNNNNNNNNNNNNNNNNNNNNNNNNNNNNNNNNNNNNNNNNNNNNNNNNNNNNNNNNNNNNNNNNNNNNNNNNNNNNNNNNNNNNNNNNNNNNNNNNNNNNNNNNNNNNNNNNNNNNNNNNNNNNNNNNNNNNNNNNNNNNNNNNNNNNNNNNNNNNNNNNNNNNNNNNNNNNNNNNNNNNNNNNNNNNNNNNNNNNNNNNNNNNNNNNNNNNNNNNNNNNNNNNNNNNNNNNNNNNNNNNNNNNNNNNNNNNNNNNNNNNNNNNNNNNNNNNNNNNNNNNNNNNNNNNNNNNNNNNNNNNNNNNNNNNNNNNNNNNNNNNNNNNNNNNNNNNNNNNNNNNNNNNNNNNNNNNNNNNNNNNNNNNNNNNNNNNNNNNNNNNNNNNNNNNNNNNNNNNNNNNNNNNNNNNNNNNNNNNNNNNNNNNNNNNNNNNNNNNNNNNNNNNNNNNNNNNNNNNNNNNNNNNNNNNNNNNNNNNNNNNNNNNNNNNNNNNNNNNNNNNNNNNNNNNNNNNNNNNNNNNNNNNNNNNNNNNNNNNNNNNNNNNNNNNNNNNNNNNNNNNNNNNNNNNNNNNNNNNNNNNNNNNNNNNNNNNNNNNNNNNNNNNNNNNNNNNNNNNNNNNNNNNNNNNNNNNNNNNNNNNNNNNNNNNNNNNNNNNNNNNNNNNNNNNNNNNNNNNNNNNNNNNNNNNNNNNNNNNNNNNNNNNNNNNNNNNNNNNNNNNNNNNNNNNNNNNNNNNNNNNNNNNNNNNNNNNNNNNNNNNNNNNNNNNNNNNNNNNNNNNNNNNNNNNNNNNNNNNNNNNNNNNNNNNNNNNNNNNNNNNNNNNNNNNNNNNNNNNNNNNNNNNNNNNNNNNNNNNNNNNNNNNNNNNNNNNNNNNNNNNNNNNNNNNNNNNNNNNNNNNNNNNNNNNNNNNNNNNNNNNNNNNNNNNNNNNNNNNNNNNNNNNNNNNNNNNNNNNNNNNNNNNNNNNNNNNN from the Camelina sativa cultivar DH55 chromosome 12, Cs, whole genome shotgun sequence genome contains:
- the LOC104731637 gene encoding pentatricopeptide repeat-containing protein At4g19220, mitochondrial-like, giving the protein MKTLLFRLFAKKKRGRGTPFSQRQVFGKFYDETPNSLLIICFNRRRETAGVLFVMVRYFTISQEKLRICCSGHIIYSLTHLIPRRNSLSGCYSSISKRKYGGHFTSSVSSPVTSIDYNMFDEMPERENRKLDSSFVFLRDVLRSSMMRTETETPRSVHCFALKCGFLLDLPVSSQLLTLYGRTGDLVSSLGLFGELKVKDVIVWNSMITALNQNCRYTAAVGLFVEMIQKGTEFDSTTFLLAASALSSLHLSRKCSMVHCLAVETGLVSDSSLCNALINLYAKGKDLSSAESVFAHMEHRDIVSWNTILTKCLANGHPRKSLKYFKSMSGLGQEAESVTFSCVISACGSLEDLPLGESFHGLVIKSGYSAEAHVSVANSIISMYSKCGDTKAAETVFEELLCKDVISWNSVLSGFAANGMFQEAFGILKEMQSVDKIQPDIATVVTITSICGDLCLSREGRAVHGYTVRRDMQSRALEVINSIIDMYGKCDLTSQAKLLFKRTTNRDLVSCNSMISAFAQNGFTQEAKNLFKEVVSEYSCSKFSLSTVLAILTSCDSSNSLIFGKSVHCWLQKLGFGDNILSANSVINMYIGCRDLTSAFLMLETISDTRDLTSWNSVIYGCASSGHHLDSLRAFQAMSREGKIRHDLITLLGTISASGNLGLILQGRCFHSLAIKSMREPDTQLQNTLITMYGRCKDIESAVKVFGLIFDPNLCSWNCVISALSQNKAGREVFQLFRNLKLEPNEITFVGLLSASTQLGSTRYGMQAHGHLIRRGFQANPFVSAALVDMYSSCGMLETGMKVFKNSGVKSISAWNSVISAYGFHGMGEKAMELFKELTSSNSGMEPNKSTFISLLSACSHSGFIDEGLRYYNQMEEKFGVKPVTEHWVCIVDMLGRAGKLREAXXXXXXXXXXXXAGVWGALLSACNYHGDTKLGKEVAEVLFEMEPDNASYYISLSNTYVGLGSWDEAVRLRKMVEDNNLKKLPGYSIIGAGVR